In Falco biarmicus isolate bFalBia1 chromosome 17, bFalBia1.pri, whole genome shotgun sequence, the genomic stretch ataaaaacttcaaaaatacatGAGCTTGATAAAATATACATGCTTAGTCATTTTGCATCTAGCTGAAACTATAAAGTTGAACCTTTACAAGTGTCTTATTTCACCTACAGCAAACATATTTACACAAAAGCCACCAGAACAAGTACCACTAAAAGAACTGgctgtaaaaaatattattgcGGTATACTACAAATGTAACCTTTTTATATGAGCtacaaaaagcagcatctttgtTTACAGAGTTCAGTGCAAttctttacataaaaaaaaaatcctataaattaataaagaaacCATCAGTATTACAGAGGAAAGAACACGCTTTACATACCCCCGGCCACTCTCCCCAGTCCTCTGTATTGCTTCAATTCCTaaagggatttttcttctctctctcatcCAAGTGTCTCTTTCCCAACACCACAAAAGATGGAAGTCAGAATGACATTTATTGTTTTCCCCCCCGCTCCTCTCCGGAGAAGAGTGGTCAAAGCCCAGATTGAAATCACCAACCCCCAAAGCGAGAACCTCTCTCCAAGTCCAGGATATCCAGAAGGCGTCAAGGTGCAGCCCTCGCGCAGGAGAATGCTAATGCAGGATGGAGAAGGGTCAGAGCTCCAGGCGCACGTGCAGCTCCTCTCTTCGGCTTTAAAATAAGATCTTACTTCCACCTTTGCTGCTCATGCCGAGGGAAACCCCCCCCCAAGGATGCAGCCAAGAAACCTCCTGTAATGCCTGACAACTGGTACCTGCCCAGCCAAAGCAAGAGCGGCGCTGCCCTCCACCGGTCTCCTCGCCAGGACCCACAGCTGTCAGTTACTGAATGTTTTATCGCTGATTACAAGCTGGATTCAATCATGCTATTTTGATTAGATgacctgattaaaaaaaaaaaagattttgagaGCCCTATGAGTCTGTATGAAATCTCATTTATCATCTACAAGGCGGCAGAAGGAAGATGACCAAGGGTAAGAATCCAGGGAAAAAAGCCTCGCCGAGTATCTTGCTGGTCTACACGTGAAATGGTTCTTCTAGGCTAGAGCGCGGCGGCGTGCACGGAGGTGTCGGGGACACGAGAGTCCCTGGTAGCAGATATACAACGCGTACAAACCGACCTGTCGCCTGCTGCTACCCAGCCCTCGAGCCTTTGGCTTCTTTGGCTGCTAAAGAAGTGAAAGGAAATTCTCACCTGCCAACCGGATCAACTTCAAGCCCCTTCCCAAAACGCAAAAAATCCTCCTTCCTCCAAGGTTACTTCATTTTGTCCTTCATGTGCCGTGACTGGGTGGATGCTGCAAGTCCTGTCCTGAGAAAATGGGGTGCAGCAAAGGGTGAAGATGTAACGCCGTAGcggccgcagcagcagcaggtctcGGGGCGAGAAGGGTTGGGTAAAGAGCATGAGGAACTGGATGAAAAGTAAAGGGGCCCGGATGGATAGCTGATGCTGGAATGATGTGGATGGGGTGGCTGGCTAGAAACGTAGCAGGGTGCCCTGGAATAATCGAGTGGGTCAAATGGGATAAAGAAATGGGTGtcaggtggggctgggggataTGATGAACCTGAGCGAGaggctggggatgggggtgAGGGTGAATCCcgatggcggcggcggcagcggctgcgtggtgctgcAGGATGGCGTGCTGCACGGTGGTGATGGAGGTTGCGGATGCCGCTGCTGGCTGCTGAATGTggatgggctgcagggcaggcgCTGCCGGCGCCAGGGCTGCCGAGGCAGGAAAGGCCTTGACCTGCTTtgccagaagctgctgctgaatgtgCTGCTGCGCAGCTTGCTGCAGCTTACTGTACTTCTCCATTTCTTCGGGTGTAAAAGTGATGGGCTGGCTCTCGAGCGGTGCTAGAGAGGaatcttctcctccttcccgATCCCCTTCGATGCTGGGCTCCCCGCTCTGAGGCACATAGCCAGAAAAGTGATCGACATCTGGAACTAAGGGCATCATACTGGTTTCCACTGGGACCGGCTGGTTGCCCCCTTCCATACGTTCTAGCCCATCGCCATCACTTGGATCCGAGAGGAAGTTGTGTGACATGACCAGATCTCCAGAGCCAAAGCACTCGGGGAGTGTCGGTGCTTCAAGAGGCATGGACGGCATTTCCACGGCAGGTTCCTCGCGTTTCTGCTCATCCAAAGGTTTATCCTGAATCACCATCACCACTTCTTCCAGGAGAGACTGGTTGCCCAACTGAGCCTCCTCCATGCCTTGGGAAGCATCCTCAGAATCCGACAGCTCTTGCTCCTCGCCCCTCTCCAAGCCAGACTCTTCATAtcttttggtgtttggttttcgAATCGTTGGCAGTTTCCCAATTAAGGGGAGAACCGGTTTGTTGCCCAAGGAAGGAGGAAGTTTCGGGCCAAAGTAGCCCTGGGGAGGATCTTTGAGCTTTATGCCCACCTTGTTTGCCCCCGACAGCATCTCATCAGCAACGCAGGGCTTCTTCTCAACCTTCCTGGATTGAATCTTTTCCAGGAGTAGTTTTGCAGTGACGGAGTTTCTCTCTTCCGGACTACAGTCACCTTCCGAGGCCCTCCCCGTGCCAGAGCCGCTGCTGTTTTGGGAGAGCGAGCCAGATCCTTTCAGGTCCTCTCCTTTGCCATCTTCTTTCTTCAGCAACGATCCTTCGCTTCGGCCTGTCCGGAAATAGTGAGGAGATTGTGAGCGATAGATTTTGGACCTGATgaagtctcttctcccagaccTCCTCTCTTCGGGGCTCTCGTGGCCTCGTGAGCCCTTTCTTGAGAGAGACCTCTGCGAGTGGCTCCTCGTGCTGCGGCTGCGATCCCTGCTATAGCTGCGGCTCCGTTTCCAGCTGCGACCTGTCACGCTTCGGCTTCTCCTCTTGCTTCGACTgcggctgcagctgctgctgcgtgTTCTGCCCCGGCTCCTTGTTCTTGACCTGCCTCGAGGGTGGGTTCGGCTCCTGCTTCGACTCCTTGACCTGCTCCTACTCGAGCTGTAGTCATCTTCAGAAGAAGAATACTTGCGCCGCTTCGATCTGTGATTTGAGCTGTTGTAGTCAGAGTCATCCTCAGAGTCCTGGGACCGCTTGGAATGGCACCTCGACTGGTCACTGTAATCGCTGTAGCTATCATCCGAGTAACTTCTCCGACGGCTGTACCGGCTGTGGTCCGTGGAAGCGTCAGAGCTGCTCGAATACGACCTGTGAGAGGAGTGCCTCCGCCCCGACCTGGAGCGGCTCCTGGAGTGCTCGCTGCCGGAGTCATAGTCATCGCTGTACTGCGACGGGGATTTCTGCTGGCAGTGCTTCCCGTGGGAGCCCTCGTCGCTGTCGTAGTCCCCGCTGCTCTGCCGGCTCCTGCGGCCggccctgcccagggaaggAGCCAAACACCGTCTCCTCGAAGCAGGTAACTGCTGCAGGTCAGTCTTGTGTTTTTTGCTGCCATGCTCTTGGCAGGAGTTACCACCATCCTCTTTCTTACCACTGCTTCCCTCTTCAGCAGACAGAGACTTCCTCTGGGACTCCTGAGAGCACCgctttttcttctggaaatggCTACAGTCTTCAGACAGTTCAGTTTTTAGCACCCGTTCCGACTCAGCAGAAAGAGATGATTTGCCTTTTCTGTGCCTGCGTCTTTTCCGTTTCTTGGGTTTCTCCTCCCCCAGGTCAGTTTTCCGGCCCTTCTCATCGGCTTCCTCCTTGTGTTTGCGTTTGTGTTTGCTGGActttttgtgcttctttttctttttgtgtttgtgggaTCTTCCAGACTTATTCTTACCAATTATGCTTTTACtactctcctctccctcccccttaCTAGCGCTTGCCAAACTGCACTCTTGCTTGTTCTGGGAGCCACAGGTGGACAgagatttgttttccatttttagagCAGAACTGTTACCTATACTTTCTGCCTCCTTGGGTTTGCTTATCTCACCGGATTCTGTGCTCTGactgttttctttacaaagaCTCCCTGTGTCCTTCGATTTCTCTGCCCCTTTACCTTTACCATCTTTGTTGCGAGAGAGCTTGAAATCAAAATACAGGGGGTTACAACTGTATGAAACAGACGGTTCTGCTTTGGTAAATATGAGAAGCTCTGAAGGCCACTGGAGAGTTGTGCTCTCATCTTTACtcagaacagggaaaaaaggtcCTGTCGGATGCTTTGGTCCTTCAGAGGCATCTTTACAGCCTGAGACAGGCTGAGCAACTTCTTTAGTAGTGTCTGGCTCGGGGACGTTGCTCTCTGTAAGATGCGTGCTCTCCTGCACACTTGCATTTTCTAGGACTTCTTTTAGCTCTGTTTtgccctgctgagctgcagtttCAGTAGTACTCTGCTCCTTCTGCTGCCCCGTGCTCTCAGCAGCCTTCTCTGTGTGCttgctgggtttgggttttggagAACTACCCTTTTTAACTTCATGCgtgttttttttgttcatgttttcagCTTCCATTTGTTCCGTAGACTTCATGAAAAGCAGGAATTGAAAATTAGGCTTTACTTTACAGTGGGCTGGGGGAATATAGTGGTAGTATTCTGGTTCAGCTGCCATTGGTCCATCTTCTCGCCTCATCTTTTTTAGTTTAGATAATGTAGTGGCTAGAGACCCGCTGTCTTTGTCATGTTGGTCATCTTCCTCTGTCTTGCCATCCGAATTATTTGTGCTTTCGCCCTCGCCAGACTTCTGCAGGCTCCCCGCATCCGAGGACCCTCTCTCATCAGCTTTTGCTCCATCTGCAGAGCTTGATTCTTCCACGTGGTCCTTGAAAACAGAAGCTATGGTCTCCAGCTTTACCGGAGTCTTCTTAGCAAATGAAAACGACACGCCTATCTTCTGCAGCGGAGTTCCCAAAGTGTTCTTAATGCCGAAGCCGATCGCTTGCGCTGTCTGGACGGGCATTTGGCTTGGCATAACAGTGCCACCGACTTGTCCAGTGTTTAGGAAACCTCTGTCCATTGTCATCTCTGTAGCTTGGCCAGAAGTCGTCTGGATGAAAGAGCTGCTGTTGGCTGCAGAATCGTCATCGTCTCCGCCTTCctcatccacagccacagtGGTGGTTCTGAACATGGGTCCACTTCCAGGAGCACTGTATGGACAAGTTAAAATAGAGGAAACAGCTGACTGCCATCTGTATACCTCTGCAGCTTCACGCCTCATCTAAACCAGTCTTTCACACATTTCAAGTGCTCTTGCATCCAGAAAGAAGCATTAAAACAGCATTATACAGCGGCTTGGGATTTTTAATATTAGATAACCGATCAAAATGCATTGCTGGATATAGCAATTTGGGGATGCTCTGGACCACTGGTTTAGTGAATTCACTCCTACCAAAACGACAGCACGAGGCCGAACTTAAGCACGGCACTTAACCCTTGAAACTTAACACAAGATTACAGGAGCAAGAAAGCCAGTGCAGCAaagggctgcagccccacgcagggctccatcacacacgCTCCAACGGTGCTCGGGGATCCCCTGTACTCACCATTCAGGCTGCCTCCTCTGTTCTGCCAGTTCATGCAGACGTCGGAGGGctttctcctgcttcctttcatcTTTACGTGATCTTGAAGAGACATTGCGAGCAAATTCCCTTTGCTTGAGATCTTTCAACCTCTGAggcaaaagaaagcaggaaaatggaTTAGATAAAAGTGGTTTGCGGTTAAGTGTCTGAAAAAGTCTCTCTGCTGTAGCACTGGAAAGTACGCTGTAAAGCCCCTCCCCAGTAACGTTTCTTGAGCTAGGATAGAGCAACAGCATCTTAGCTCAACAAACCAAATGGAGCACATTGCCATCCTCCCAGTAGCTAAACGAAAAGACAACTGTTGATCACTTTTGGCTATGACTTCAAGTCTGTGTATATGCATTTCCAATCAACattgctggttttctttagcATGTACAATAAAGCTGATTTCAAAGCAACAAGCAAATTctggaaggaaagggggggggggggggaagactgtttattttgctgctcTTGCAGGGTGCAAATGTACTTGACAAACAGTGCATGACAGAAGTCTTAATAGCATGGGCCAAAGAACAGAAAGGGATTAGCTGGTGCAAGAGAGTTACCCAGGTATTATCTTACAAAAGCAATGTACAAATTACATtggagaaggtgccaaaaaTCCCACACAAATGATTCCGgtaagcaaataaataatacaaCATACACCACAAACAGTTACTTGCTTTTCCTGACAGTAGTTCTGAGACGGTCTctcaagaaacaaaatgctcTAAAATGCAGTGGGGTCTTTTGGGGCTGAATACTTCAAAGGGCAGAAACACTAAGTTCCCCAGAATTCTTATCATATGAGGAAGTAAACCCAAACCCAAGGAATTTCAAACATGGTAACATCGCTGAGGAAATCTAGATATCCAAATTCTAATAATAGAAATCAAACATCCAAAACAGAGAATTTTTGAAAGTCCTTGTCCCAAAGCGCTAGGAAAAGAGGCTGCCGTTTTTCCTTTGAATACATGTGAAAATTCACAAGGCATGTTTTTTAGTGTGCTGTCAAGTTTAAgtaacagaaagcagcaaagaaagacCACTACCATCCCAagggattaatttttctttttttggtgcatAATTTGAAACCCTTTCAAAAGGCCCACTTCCAGAAAGCATTGTGGACCCAGCTTTTGAAAGTTTAATGTTTTTCAGGCATTTGATGAAGGGCCTGAAAGACTAAAGTGCTCAAAGCAGCAATCAGTTCAGAAAAATTCTCATAGAAGACATACAAATTATCGGTGAATTCTAAATATACCTTCTAGCTGGCTGACTCTGCCTCTTTAATGGAGCAGAGTCAGACTGGTACACACAGCAAAGCAGTGGATCTGAAAACTAACCCAAAGCTCAAATTAGAGGAAATAAGTTGGCCCAATGTAAAGAGAACATTGCTTTGTGAAAAGGGAAGATTTGACAAGACAGAGGATTCTCTTACCTAATCGTATTTACTAAATGTGGTTGAGCGTTACCAAATCGGAAGGGAggacacacaaaagaaaatacagctataGACACTAGTAGAAAGAAACTCACTCTTGTGATCTGGGCTCCAAAATTAGAAGGGTTTGCTTTCAATACATCAGCTGAAAACGTCacatcacaaagaaaaaaagaaagtaaaaatataacaagagtggaagggggaggggggaagaaagaaaaagcaaacattacTACACAGGCTCTTGGTGTGTCTGTGAGCTACTCTACGGGGAAGGACCTGAGCCAGCAAGGCTACGGGACCGAGCTTAGGAATTCTGGAGCAGAAGGGAGGGatgcacatacacatacacgCACAGACACAGCAATGATCCCACCTGGAAGAACAGAGCTACTTTCACCAGGACAAGTAAAGGGCTCAAGGGTTTTGTGGTGTATGTTAAACGTTGaatactgaatttttttccaagagggagagggggggggggaaaaatggaCTAAGCAATGCTATCAGCTTTTTCATGCTGATTTAAAAAGCGTATCTAAAATGCTCCAGGAAGTCACCAACAGCTGACAAAACTATTTAACTGGGGTTTGATGCCAACTCTCTAGATCACTCaaccatttggaaaaaaatacgaCCCAGCTATTTACACCAGAAGTGAACTGTGACCTTTTACTTTAAAGAGGAAGGTGCAATGGTGCACTCAGAACGCCACCTCCACCCCCCTGGCATGGCTTTAAACATCTCCCCGTGAAATACAACGGGCTCAAAGTCAGTTGATAGAGATGCAGCTGCCCACAATGCAATCCTGTCTTCATTACAACAGACAGcttgaatgaaaacagaatttaaatgcCCATTTCCTTAAATGCTGACCTTTGCGTGCCTCTGCTCCTACTCAATGCTTACAAATCAGAAGTGACGAAGCAAATGAACTATCCGATGCACTGCCAACTCCAGAATACGCAACACAACCCCACCTAGCTACACTGATACCTGCACCCTGTAAAATGATAAACCACTAACCGGGGTTTTGAGACTGCTGAGAATTTCATACTCCCCACATCAGGGAGAAGTCGGTCTGATTTTACAAAGCTGACTTTACAAAGGACTAAGAGATCTCAAGGTTGAGTTTCTTTTTGATGCACAGGGGCCAGAAGGAAGAAGTAGAGGATAGAAAAGCTCCACAACCGCACCATGCCAACTCCTTGGGAATGTAAAATATAGAACATAACGTCGCTGAGCATCTGACTGATCTAAAATGACGCACCTATCATCAGAAATGATTTCTTGCGTTTGCAAAGAGCCAAGTTCCAAGAAACCTGGCTGGACTGCGTTATCTTGCGTAAATGCAATTTGGGGTAGGGGAAGGAGGGACAACAGAAGACCAGACAGCTCATCTGTAAAAACAAATCACTACAGGAATAGATACGGAAGGCTATGCTTGCAGGCAGCTGATCAGCACTGAACTTTTAAAACAGCCAGAACTTTTCAAAATATCCTGTCAGAGTTAACTGCTACCTCACTGTTTCGAGTACGTAATTTAATCCACTCATTTATCCACGCAAATAACAGTAGACAAGCAGTTAACTACAGCTATGCctacccccctcccccaaaaccTAACTGGGGTGAAGCAATTAAAAGCCTGAAGTACAATTTCACAGTAGTAAAAGGAGTGTATTGAAGCAATGAAATGCTTTCCAGCATACTCCAGGTCTCAGCCTTCCCAGAAAGCTATCTGAACTAAATCGATATTTAAACTAGGCTTACACTAAAGAAATTTCCACCTAATCCTGAGGCAAGCATTCATTATTCTAATCCTCCAAAATCTCTAAATTACTTTTAGGATCACACCATATGTGCGGGTGTTCGCAGAGGACGGACAGCTGCAGGAGGCACGCAGCGCTGCTGCAttcagggggaaaaaggggCAGCTAAGAAATTTGAACGGGAATTTAATGGAGCCACTCCATCATCCTCCGGGAGCTCCTCCCCAACAACTACGGAAAAGGAGCCCTGGGAACCTATCTTCTTGATGTGAAACCAGCCTTTTTTTAGTCTTTCCACAGTGCACAGCAAGATTAGAACATCTCCAATAGGATCAGAACCCCCAACCTGTATTAAAGCAAACATGCAACTTCATGCTActataggatttaaaaattAGGAGGcggtttttcttcttcataggCAGTGTGTTTTCTGAGGAGCGGGTTTATCTAAGCAGCAACGCATTTACAAACTGGAGGATGATAGTGACCTCAATGCCAAGAAATATGATTCAGCTGGTTTAAGGCTTCAGCTATaagaagagctgcagcagtaaGCCCGGTGACCAGCAAATAAGAACACAAATCACCAGCACTTAAATAAAGCTGTCCATATTTCTGCAGACTAGAAGCAGTACTTCGCTACCTCAAGCCTTCCCGCAGCTTGGTATTGTGTTTTATTAATAGCTGCCGCCCACCTCAGCTTTGTGACAAAGAAtagtattttaagtttttagtGTTGTTTCTAAGAAAACCACTAAGAAGTCTCTAATAAATTTCAATGGGAGTGCAAATCgagctcttaaaagaaaaggttttctaTAAAATCTGCAGCTATCTCAGCACTCCAGCACAAAGAGGTTACCGTAATGGATTATCTCCCGATCACTGCACATATCAGGAGGAGCCAAATTGGCATACAATGCCATTACCTTACAATTCTCTTCAAATCAGCTTAAATAAGCTGCACTCTGGCATCATTTAAAAGCTCCAGAGATAGCCCGTCACCGACATGTCAAAGTAAATAGAAGGGGGACGATCAGGATGCAGAAATTGTCATAGCAGGGGAAAACTCAGTGCACGCTGGGGCAATTGTGCCTGAGATTTTGCTGGTGAGGCTGTATCCCAGTAAGACCTCCCTCCTACCGAACTGGAGTGCATTGCTTTTCAGGTTCAGGACCAGTGGCAAATGGATTTTCTCAGTTTAAATAGACAAAGCCATGCAATTTCACTGAATTGAGGCTTGCTCGAGAGGCATTCCTTGCCTCAAATCGCAGAGCGGGAAGAGATCACGTTATTCTCAGAGTAAACCCCAGCGCTCTGCTACACCCCCTTGCTAGACCTGAGGATCTGAGACTTTCACGACAAACCTTAAATTCAGGAGAGAGGGATAGACTGGATCCGCATAGAGGGAGATTTCTGCATCGGCTTGAGACAGGAGGCAGCTCATGTGAGAGCACAATGGCATCAGAGCCTACTCCTCCCCTGCTATTGTTCTCAAGTCTCTCTGCCAACCCcgatgaaataaaataataatgtactTTTCATTACATGCCAGCAGATTTCTGGCTTCCTGAACTTTTGACGTCTGCTCGATTCTTTGCCACAAAAGCTTCTGGGAGTGAACTACACCATTGGCTAAACATGAGCTCAAAGGACGGCAAcctttataattttatataaatgagAATACAAGCCCTGCTTATTTTTGGTAATCCACATTCTTTGCACACTCGTAAATGAAGTGGAAAGAGCAGAGGGTAAAGTGGCACAcaactgcagttttatttcatcttaatttttcCCCTGGCACCTCTTTTTCAATTTAGGCAAATAGACCACGTGTTAATGCAACACAGATATCCCAGTGACACAAGCCTGCCTGCCCCTCGGGAGGCTAGCGTGGCTTGTAATCATGATGCCCAGGCCTTGCACACTGAGGACTTATTTTATTGAACACTCTCCATGTATAAGGGCTCTTCTGTAAATGTGTTTGCCACCAGCAAACAAGCAGCTGAACTGCTAAAAATGGGTTAAGAAAAATACcgtggtttggttttttttggttttgttttttttttgagggtaAAGCACTTCTGGAGGAGAAAAGCCTCCCAGGTAACACCAGCTGTCTCGGAGAGTCTCCCTTCAGCCTTCAACATTCAAGCTGTGCTTGAAGATACAAGTTTTTGGAAAGCACAAGTCCAGTTCTCCCCAAACCAGAAAGTTCAGGGTTTGGATTCAGAGTGCTCATCAACCACAGCAGTGACTGTGTTGGTagttttattgtgttttaaCAGATCCCTCCCCCTTGGCATCAGAAGCAAAGATCCAGATAATTAGGGCATGAAGAGAACCATAGACCTATAGTTTCAGCTCTTAGTTCCACCCTCTTTCCCAAAGAACTTCTTTATGGAAATACAATCCCTTTGTCCTTTTATAAAGAGAATCTATGCAGAATTAATCATCTACACCTCCAAAATGCCACCCGTTTAGAAAAAATATCAAGTGAAAGCTACATAAAAGACTGCATTTCAAACCCGTTAGCATTCTCATAGTTAACCTGGCAAAAGTTCACACAGGaacatgtttgtttttcacattaaaTTCAGAATGGTTTTATTCTGTTGGGTCAGTGACTCAGTAAACAGCTCAACCCTTCATCAGGCATGCTAGCAGGAAAGAGGTGACCGTATGTGAGATTCTTTAAGTTACTGGATGAAgtaaagaaaccaaacaggAAGAGCTGACTGTAAATGCTACACTACTTACACATAATTCCAACCATAACTATTTTTGCAAGCTGCTGTAAGTGATGAGCAATACAGATTAGGTTTATTTCATATACCCGGATAAGGTGACCTACACTCATCTTCATGCAAATCTAACATGAAGTGTTCTCTCAATGTCAAAACTCAAAACTGAATTAAGGGCTCACTCGGATGTAACGCCCCAAGGATACGTTCCCACTAAGTCCAGAGTATTCCAGGACTATGGGAGCTCTCAAGCATCTGGACATCATGTATCTgccagaaaacagcacaaaaatacACGGGCACAACTTCATCACCCAGTTCCCCACTAGCTGcagtagttttattttacattttccacCTTTTTGATTT encodes the following:
- the GPATCH8 gene encoding G patch domain-containing protein 8 isoform X2 is translated as MACVWFTVAFWSLHSKARSLTTQTQCVKRAGVADQALTASLCVPLTGRTDPIPIVVKYDVMGMGRMEMELDYAEDATERRRVLEVEKEDTEELRQKYKDYVDKEKAIAKALEDLRANFYCELCDKQYQKHQEFDNHINSYDHAHKQEGTQDYCETGMIADVLKANPSNFGAQITRRLKDLKQREFARNVSSRSRKDERKQEKALRRLHELAEQRRQPECAPGSGPMFRTTTVAVDEEGGDDDDSAANSSSFIQTTSGQATEMTMDRGFLNTGQVGGTVMPSQMPVQTAQAIGFGIKNTLGTPLQKIGVSFSFAKKTPVKLETIASVFKDHVEESSSADGAKADERGSSDAGSLQKSGEGESTNNSDGKTEEDDQHDKDSGSLATTLSKLKKMRREDGPMAAEPEYYHYIPPAHCKVKPNFQFLLFMKSTEQMEAENMNKKNTHEVKKGSSPKPKPSKHTEKAAESTGQQKEQSTTETAAQQGKTELKEVLENASVQESTHLTESNVPEPDTTKEVAQPVSGCKDASEGPKHPTGPFFPVLSKDESTTLQWPSELLIFTKAEPSVSYSCNPLYFDFKLSRNKDGKGKGAEKSKDTGSLCKENSQSTESGEISKPKEAESIGNSSALKMENKSLSTCGSQNKQECSLASASKGEGEESSKSIIGKNKSGRSHKHKKKKKHKKSSKHKRKHKEEADEKGRKTDLGEEKPKKRKRRRHRKGKSSLSAESERVLKTELSEDCSHFQKKKRCSQESQRKSLSAEEGSSGKKEDGGNSCQEHGSKKHKTDLQQLPASRRRCLAPSLGRAGRRSRQSSGDYDSDEGSHGKHCQQKSPSQYSDDYDSGSEHSRSRSRSGRRHSSHRSYSSSSDASTDHSRYSRRRSYSDDSYSDYSDQSRCHSKRSQDSEDDSDYNSSNHRSKRRKYSSSEDDYSSSRSRSRSRSRSRTHPRGRSRTRSRGRTRSSSCSRSRSKRRSRSVTGRSWKRSRSYSRDRSRSTRSHSQRSLSRKGSRGHESPEERRSGRRDFIRSKIYRSQSPHYFRTGRSEGSLLKKEDGKGEDLKGSGSLSQNSSGSGTGRASEGDCSPEERNSVTAKLLLEKIQSRKVEKKPCVADEMLSGANKVGIKLKDPPQGYFGPKLPPSLGNKPVLPLIGKLPTIRKPNTKRYEESGLERGEEQELSDSEDASQGMEEAQLGNQSLLEEVVMVIQDKPLDEQKREEPAVEMPSMPLEAPTLPECFGSGDLVMSHNFLSDPSDGDGLERMEGGNQPVPVETSMMPLVPDVDHFSGYVPQSGEPSIEGDREGGEDSSLAPLESQPITFTPEEMEKYSKLQQAAQQHIQQQLLAKQVKAFPASAALAPAAPALQPIHIQQPAAASATSITTVQHAILQHHAAAAAAAIGIHPHPHPQPLAQVHHIPQPHLTPISLSHLTHSIIPGHPATFLASHPIHIIPASAIHPGPFTFHPVPHALYPTLLAPRPAAAAAATALHLHPLLHPIFSGQDLQHPPSHGT
- the GPATCH8 gene encoding G patch domain-containing protein 8 isoform X1, producing the protein MADRFSRFNEDRDFQGNHFDQYEEGHLEIEQASLDKPIESDNIGHRLLQKHGWKLGQGLGKSLQGRTDPIPIVVKYDVMGMGRMEMELDYAEDATERRRVLEVEKEDTEELRQKYKDYVDKEKAIAKALEDLRANFYCELCDKQYQKHQEFDNHINSYDHAHKQEGTQDYCETGMIADVLKANPSNFGAQITRRLKDLKQREFARNVSSRSRKDERKQEKALRRLHELAEQRRQPECAPGSGPMFRTTTVAVDEEGGDDDDSAANSSSFIQTTSGQATEMTMDRGFLNTGQVGGTVMPSQMPVQTAQAIGFGIKNTLGTPLQKIGVSFSFAKKTPVKLETIASVFKDHVEESSSADGAKADERGSSDAGSLQKSGEGESTNNSDGKTEEDDQHDKDSGSLATTLSKLKKMRREDGPMAAEPEYYHYIPPAHCKVKPNFQFLLFMKSTEQMEAENMNKKNTHEVKKGSSPKPKPSKHTEKAAESTGQQKEQSTTETAAQQGKTELKEVLENASVQESTHLTESNVPEPDTTKEVAQPVSGCKDASEGPKHPTGPFFPVLSKDESTTLQWPSELLIFTKAEPSVSYSCNPLYFDFKLSRNKDGKGKGAEKSKDTGSLCKENSQSTESGEISKPKEAESIGNSSALKMENKSLSTCGSQNKQECSLASASKGEGEESSKSIIGKNKSGRSHKHKKKKKHKKSSKHKRKHKEEADEKGRKTDLGEEKPKKRKRRRHRKGKSSLSAESERVLKTELSEDCSHFQKKKRCSQESQRKSLSAEEGSSGKKEDGGNSCQEHGSKKHKTDLQQLPASRRRCLAPSLGRAGRRSRQSSGDYDSDEGSHGKHCQQKSPSQYSDDYDSGSEHSRSRSRSGRRHSSHRSYSSSSDASTDHSRYSRRRSYSDDSYSDYSDQSRCHSKRSQDSEDDSDYNSSNHRSKRRKYSSSEDDYSSSRSRSRSRSRSRTHPRGRSRTRSRGRTRSSSCSRSRSKRRSRSVTGRSWKRSRSYSRDRSRSTRSHSQRSLSRKGSRGHESPEERRSGRRDFIRSKIYRSQSPHYFRTGRSEGSLLKKEDGKGEDLKGSGSLSQNSSGSGTGRASEGDCSPEERNSVTAKLLLEKIQSRKVEKKPCVADEMLSGANKVGIKLKDPPQGYFGPKLPPSLGNKPVLPLIGKLPTIRKPNTKRYEESGLERGEEQELSDSEDASQGMEEAQLGNQSLLEEVVMVIQDKPLDEQKREEPAVEMPSMPLEAPTLPECFGSGDLVMSHNFLSDPSDGDGLERMEGGNQPVPVETSMMPLVPDVDHFSGYVPQSGEPSIEGDREGGEDSSLAPLESQPITFTPEEMEKYSKLQQAAQQHIQQQLLAKQVKAFPASAALAPAAPALQPIHIQQPAAASATSITTVQHAILQHHAAAAAAAIGIHPHPHPQPLAQVHHIPQPHLTPISLSHLTHSIIPGHPATFLASHPIHIIPASAIHPGPFTFHPVPHALYPTLLAPRPAAAAAATALHLHPLLHPIFSGQDLQHPPSHGT